A DNA window from Molothrus ater isolate BHLD 08-10-18 breed brown headed cowbird chromosome 2, BPBGC_Mater_1.1, whole genome shotgun sequence contains the following coding sequences:
- the RELT gene encoding tumor necrosis factor receptor superfamily member 19L, whose translation MKRSGMHWWLVTVLGVLGGPAWTSAGSRSAPEQGTTGCPPGEEPSGDPSGSCRACPPGTFSLGAASCAAHTQCRAGNRVLVAAGTAASDSRCGACLPGFHSPAGEREPRGRCLPCAAAPRSTPGCPGRRRARSPEMPGRAPSTNGTRVTLLGEEEEEAAAAQAAVLTIVPVFCAMGLLGILVCNLLKKKGYHCTASKEPQPGSTGASSIYQLEDANEDTIGVLVRLITEKKENAAALEELLKEHQRQQLMPPSCPPLNKLHLLPQFPPACHHQQHLHTVQGPAPCARCDQKWPEVLPPLGATKAPKPGAHPSEVTILSIGRFRVSRIPELRSEAGGEPVRGPLPASSGM comes from the exons ATGAAGAGGAGTGGGATGCACTGGTGGCTTGTCACTGTCCTGGGG gtgctgggcgGACCTGCCTGGACCAGCGCCGGGAGCCGCAGCGCTCCGGAGCAGGGCACAACGGGATGCCCGCCCGGAGAGGAGCCCAGCGGG GATCCATCGGGGTCGTGCCGAGCTTGTCCCCCCGGCACCTTCTCGCTGGGGGCCGCGTCCTGCGCCGCTCACACGCAGTGCCGGGCCGGGAAcagggtgctggtggcagcGGGGACGGCGGCGAGCGACAGCCGCTGCGGAGCCTGCCTGCCGGG GTTCCACAGCCCCGCAGGGGAGAGGGAGCCCCGGGGCCGGTGCCTGCCCTGCGCCGCTGCTCCCCGCAGCACCCCGGGCTGCCCAG GCCGGCGGCGAGCCCGCAGCCCCGAAATGCCGGGCAGGGCACCGAGCACTAACGGGACACGCGTGACCCTGCtgggtgaggaagaggaggaggcgGCAGCAGCGCAGGCGGCTGTGCTGACCATCGTCCCGGTCTTCTGTGCCATGGGATTGTTGGGAATCCTGGTGTGCAACCTGCTGAAGAAGAAGGGTTATCACTGCACTGCCAGCAaggagccccagcctggcagcaccg GTGCCAGCTCCATCTACCAGCTGGAGGATGCCAACGAGGACACCATTGGGGTGCTGGTGCGGCTGATCACCGAGAAGAAAG aaaatgcagcggcgctggaggagctgctgaaggagcaccagaggcagcagctgatgcCACCAAGCTGTCCCCCCCTCAATAA gctgcacctcctgcctcagtttccccctgcctgccaccaccagcagcacctgcacacGGTGCAGGGCCCGGCCCCGTGTGCCCGCTGTGACCAGAAATGGCCCGAGGTGCTGCCACCGCTCGGTGCCACCAAAGCCCCCAAACCTGGCGCTCATCCCAGCGAGGTGACCATCCTCTCCATCGGCAG GTTCCGGGTGTCCCGGATCCCGGAGCTGAGGAGCGAGGCCGGGGGAGAGCCCGTCCGtggtcccctccctgccagcagcgGGATGTGA